In a single window of the Gossypium hirsutum isolate 1008001.06 chromosome A13, Gossypium_hirsutum_v2.1, whole genome shotgun sequence genome:
- the LOC107940298 gene encoding dihydrolipoyllysine-residue acetyltransferase component of acetoin cleaving system, which yields MLMAAATFNSLTLPFSKPEFPFSSIARTHVPTPTLNLSWFRPNGFLLCSLSSDHPTTATGGQLHHKANTNSTDPQPQFILGTLFTWNWKGYSIRYQCSGSSGPALVLVHGFGANSNHWRKNIPVLAKSHRVYAIDLIGYGYSDKPNPREVGDSFYTFETWGSQLNDFCSSVVKDKAFFICNSIGGLVGLQAAVAKPEICRGLFLLNISLRMLHVKKQPWFGRPFIASFQSLLRNTAVGKLFFRSVATPESVRSILCQCYHDTSQVTEELVQIILHPGLETGAVDVFLEFICYSGGPLPEELLPQVECPVLIAWGDKDPWESIELGRAYGDFDTVEDFVVLPNVGHCPQDEAPHLVNPLVESFVSRHSKSPANASTTI from the exons ATGCTAATGGCAGCAGCAACGTTCAACTCTCTCACCCTCCCCTTCTCCAAACCAGAATTCCCATTCTCCTCCATTGCAAGAACCCATGTTCCCACCCCCACTCTCAACCTTTCTTGGTTCAGGCCTAATGGCTTCCTTCTATGCTCCCTTTCAAGTGATCACCCCACCACCGCCACGGGTGGCCAACTTCACCATAAGGCCAACACCAATAGCACCGACCCTCAGCCTCAATTCATTCTTGGTACTCTTTT TACATGGAACTGGAAGGGCTATTCTATTCGCTATCAGTGTTCTGGAAGTAGCGGTCCTGCCTTGGTTTTAGTACATGGTTTTGGAGCAAACAG TAATCATTGGAGGAAAAATATTCCTGTTCTAGCAAAATCACATAGGGTATATGCAATTGATCTTATTGGCTATGGATACTCGGACAAACCGAATCCTCGTGAAGTTGGGGACTCATTCTATACATTTGAGACTTGGGGTTCCCAATTGAATGATTTTTGTAGCAGTGTGGTTAAAGACAAAGCTTTCTTTATTTGTAACTCTATTGGAG GACTGGTTGGCCTTCAAGCTGCAGTCGCAAAGCCGGAGATCTGTAGGGGTTTATTCCTATTAAATATCTCTCTGCGCATGCTTCATGTCAAAAAGCAACCATGGTTTGGAAGACCTTTCATAGCGTCATTTCAGAGTTTGCTTAG GAACACTGCAGTCGGCAAACTTTTCTTCAGATCCGTTGCCACACCGGAGTCTGTTAGAAGTATTCTTTGTCAG TGTTACCATGACACCTCTCAAGTGACCGAAGAACTAGTTCAGATTATCCTACATCCAGGACTTGAAACTGGCGCTGTTGATGTTTTTCTTGAGTTCATATGCTACTCAGGTGGTCCCCTGCCTGAGGAATTACTTCCGCAGGTTGAA TGTCCTGTCTTGATAGCATGGGGTGACAAGGATCCATGGGAAAGCATCGAACTCGGAAGAGCCTACGGGGATTTTGATACCGTAGAAGACTTTGTCGTCCTCCCCAATGTTGGCCACTGCCCTCAG GATGAAGCTCCACATCTTGTGAATCCACTAGTAGAATCATTCGTGTCTCGCCATTCTAAATCTCCGGCTAATGCTTCCACAACCATTTGA
- the LOC107944248 gene encoding importin-5, translating into MDQQSQLAVILGSDPVPFETLISHLMSSSNEQRSHAEALFNVCKQSDPDALCLRLAHLLQVCAQPDTRAMAAILLRKLLTRDDSYIWPRLNVSTHSSIKSVLLNQIQVETAQSLSKKLCDTVSELASSILPENGWPELLPFMFQCVSSDSPRLQESAFLIFAQLSQYIGDVLTPFIKDLHTVFLKCLSGNSNADVKIAALNAVINFIQCLTSSSDRDRFQDLLPAMMKTLTEALNNGNEATAQEALELLIELAEMEPRFLRRQIVDVVGSMLQIAEAESLEEGTRHLAIEFVVTLAEARERAPGMMRKLPQFISRLFAILMRLLLDIEDDAAWHTAEVEDEDAGETSNYAVGQECLDRLAISLGGNTIVPVASEQFSTYLAAPEWQKHHAALIALAQIAEGCSKVMVKNLEQVVSMVLNSFNHSHPRVRWAAINAIGQLSTDLGPDLQNQYHQRVLPALAAAMDDFQNPRVQAHAASAVLNFSENCTPEILTPYLDGIVSKLLVLLQNGKQMVQEGALTALASVADSSQEHFQKYYDAVMPYLKAILVNATDKSNRMLRAKSMECISLVGMAVGKEKFRDDAKQVMEVLMSLQGSQMETDDPTTSYMLQAWARLCKCLGQDFLPYMSVVMPPLLQSAQLKPDVTITSADSDNDIEDSDDESMETITLGDKRIGIKTSVLEEKATACNMLCCYADELKEGFFPWIDQVAPTLVPLLKFYFHEEVRKAAVSAMPELLRSAKLAVEKGMAQGRNETYVKQLSDYVIPALVEALHKEPDTEICASMLDALNECVQISGPLLDESQVRSIVDEIKQVITASASRKSERAERAKAEDFDAEEGELIKEENEQEEEVFDQVGEILGTLIKTFKASFLPFFDELSSYLTPMWGKDKTPEERRIAICIFDDVAEQCREAALKYYDTYLPFILEACNDENPDVRQAAVYGLGVCAEFGGPVFKPLVGEALSRLNAVIRHPNASQPENVMAYDNAVSALGKICLFHRDSIDATQVVPAWLNCLPIKGDLIEAKVVHEQLCSMVERSDNEVLGPNHNFLPKIVSVFAEVLCGKDLATEQTASRMVNLLRQLQQTLPPAALASTLSSLQPQQQLALQSILSS; encoded by the exons ATGGACCAGCAATCTCAGCTCGCTGTCATCTTAGGATCCGACCCGGTCCCATTCGAAACCTTAATCTCTCACTTGATGTCATCTTCCAACGAGCAACGTTCACACGCCGAGGCTTTATTCAATGTTTGCAAGCAATCTGATCCTGATGCTCTCTGCCTCCGCCTTGCTCACCTTCTTCAGGTCTGTGCTCAACCGGATACTCGTGCCATGGCTGCTATTCTCCTTCGTAAGCTGTTGACTCGTGATGATTCCTATATCTGGCCTCGTCTCAACGTTTCCACTCATTCCTCTATCAAATCTGTGCTCTTGAATCAAATCCAAGTCGAAACTGCTCAATCTTTGTCTAAAAAGTTATGCGATACTGTTTCGGAGCTTGCTTCTAGTATTTTGCCGGAGAACGGATGGCCAGAGCTGTTGCCGTTTATGTTTCAATGTGTTTCTTCCGATTCCCCTAGATTACAGGAGTCTGCTTTTTTGATATTTGCGCAGTTGAGTCAGTATATTGGTGATGTGTTGACTCCTTTCATAAAGGATCTGCACACTGTTTTCTTGAAGTGTTTGAGTGGAAATTCTAATGCGGATGTCAAAATCGCGGCCTTGAATGCGGTTATCAATTTTATTCAGTGCTTGACCAGCTCATCTGATCGGGATAGGTTTCAGGATCTTTTACCAGCAATGATGAAGACCTTGACGGAGGCTTTGAATAACGGGAATGAGGCTACGGCTCAGGAGGCGCTAGAGTTGTTGATTGAGTTGGCAGAGATGGAGCCTCGGTTTCTTAGGAGGCAGATTGTTGATGTGGTGGGTTCTATGCTGCAGATTGCGGAGGCAGAATCACTTGAGGAAGGAACTCGTCACTTGGCAATTGAATTTGTAGTTACCTTGGCAGAGGCCAGGGAACGGGCTCCCGGAATGATGAGGAAGCTGCCTCAGTTTATTAGTAGATTATTTGCAATATTGATGAGATTGTTGCTTGATATTGAGGATGACGCAGCGTGGCACACTGCAGAAGTTGAGGATGAGGATGCTGGAGAAACTAGCAATTACGCTGTGGGACAGGAATGTTTGGATCGTCTAGCAATTTCCTTAGGTGGAAATACTATTGTTCCTGTTGCATCTGAGCAATTTTCAACTTATTTAGCTGCTCCTGAGTGGCAAAAGCATCATGCTGCGTTGATTGCCCTTGCACAGATTGCCGAGGGTTGTTCCAAG GTTATGGTTAAAAATCTGGAACAAGTGGTTTCTATGGTTTTGAACTCCTTTAACCATTCTCATCCCCGTGTGAGGTGGGCAGCTATTAATGCAATCGGGCAATTGTCTACCGACTTGGGTCCTGATTTGCAGAACCAATATCACCAAAGAGTATTGCCTGCCTTAGCAGCGGCTATGGATGACTTCCAAAATCCTAGAGTACAG GCCCATGCTGCTTCAGCTGTGCTCAACTTCAGTGAGAATTGCACTCCAGAAATTTTAACACCTTACTTAGATGGAATTGTTAGCAAATTGCTTGTACTTTTACAG AATGGGAAACAAATGGTGCAAGAAGGGGCCTTGACTGCATTGGCATCAGTTGCTGACTCATCTCAG GAGCACTTCCAAAAATACTATGATGCGGTTATGCCTTACCTGAAAGCTATCTTGGTGAATGCAACTGACAAATCTAATCGTATGCTTCGTGCCAAATCCATGGAGTGTATTAGTCTTGTTGGAATGGCTGTTGGAAAGGAGAAGTTCAGAGATGATGCTAAGCAG GTTATGGAAGTGCTAATGTCATTGCAAGGATCCCAAATGGAAACAGATGACCCGACAACAAGTTACATGCTGCAA GCATGGGCCAGACTTTGCAAGTGTTTGGGACAAGACTTCCTCCCTTACATGAGTGTTGTCATGCCTCCCCTTCTCCAGTCTGCTCAACTGAAGCCAGATGTGACTATTACATCTGCAGATTCAGATAATGATATCGAGGACTCTGATGATGAAAG TATGGAAACCATTACCCTCGGGGATAAAAGAATTGGGATCAAGACTAGCGTCCTGGAGGAAAAGGCAACAGCATGTAACATGCTTTGTTGCTATGCTGATGAGTTGAAGGAAGGATTTTTTCCTTGGATTGATCAG GTTGCCCCGACTCTAGTTCCtcttcttaaattttatttccaCGAAGAAGTTAGAAAAGCTGCTGTTTCAG CTATGCCAGAGTTATTGCGTTCTGCAAAATTAGCTGTGGAGAAGGGAATGGCTCAAGGGCGTAATGAGACCTATGTAAAGCAATTGTCTGATTACGTTATTCCGGCTCTAGTGGAGGCATTGCATAAG GAACCTGATACGGAAATATGTGCAAGCATGTTAGATGCATTGAATGAATGTGTACAG ATCTCTGGTCCTCTGCTAGATGAAAGTCAAGTTAGGTCTATTGTGGATGAGATAAAGCAAGTAATCACAGCTAGTGCTAGCAGAAAAAGTGAGAGAGCTGAAAGAGCCAAAGCTGAAGACTTTGATGCTGAGGAGGGAGAGTTGATTAAAGAGGAAAATGAACAAGAGGAAGAAGTTTTTGACCAA GTGGGTGAAATCTTGGGAACTTTGATCAAAACATTTAAAGCCTCTTTCCTGCCTTTCTTTGATGAGCTATCTTCTTATCTTACTCCTATGTGG GGCAAAGATAAGACACCTGAAGAAAGAAGAATTGCAATATGTATTTTTGATGATGTTGCCGAACAGTGTCGTGAGGCAGCTTTAAA ATATTATGACACATATCTTCCTTTCATATTGGAGGCTTGCAATGATGAGAACCCAGATGTGCGACAG GCTGCAGTATATGGGCTTGGTGTTTGTGCAGAATTTGGTGGACCTGTATTTAAGCCACTTGTTGGAG AGGCTTTATCAAGGTTAAATGCTGTAATTCGACATCCTAATGCTTCGCAACCTGAAAATGTTATGGCATATGATAATGCTGTTTCTGCTTTGGGAAAAATATGTCTGTTCCACCGAGACAGTATTGATGCAACTCAG GTTGTTCCTGCATGGTTAAACTGCCTGCCAATAAAAGGTGATCTGATTGAAGCCAAAGTTGTTCATGAACAACTTTGTTCAATGGTTGAGAG GTCCGACAATGAAGTTTTGGGTCCCAACCATAATTTCCTTCCTAAGATTGTTTCAGTTTTTGCTGAG GTTTTATGTGGTAAGGATTTAGCCACAGAACAAACCGCAAGTAGGATGGTGAATCTACTGAGGCAACTTCAACAGACTTTACCACCAGCAGCATTGGCTTCAACTTTATCATCTTTGCAGCCGCAACAACAGCTTGCTTTACAATCCATCCTCTCCTCCTAG
- the LOC107944249 gene encoding ethylene-responsive transcription factor ERN1, with the protein MEHQVQTQQKGKFKERRNKFVGVRQRPSGKWVAEIKDTTQKIRMWLGTFETAEEAARAYDEAACLLRGSNTRTNFATHVPTDSHLSLKIRNLLNHKKSLRQGKNNNSNSTTNSNKITIKASTIVGSNDSINSSISNAGTHSFMCNSLVFDGAYRPELSGFVGELGPDPSQLGQSWMIPTGFDQIPLSQGLELPQEVGVLPQGIDQELMEFERLKVERQVSATLYAMNGVNEYLQSAAFDPNDAIWDLPTLCHLFCQS; encoded by the coding sequence ATGGAACACCAAGTTCAAACCCAACAAAAAGGCAAGTTCAAGGAGAGGAGAAACAAGTTTGTTGGTGTAAGGCAAAGACCATCAGGGAAATGGGTTGCTGAGATCAAAGACACTACACAAAAGATAAGGATGTGGCTTGGTACTTTTGAAACAGCTGAAGAAGCTGCTAGAGCTTATGATGAAGCTGCTTGTCTTCTTAGAGGTTCTAATACAAGAACCAATTTTGCAACTCATGTTCCTACTGATTCTCATCTCTCTTTGAAGATTAGGAACTTACTTAATCATAAGAAGAGCTTGAGGCAAGGGaagaataataatagtaatagtactACCAACTCCAACAAAATCACCATTAAAGCAAGTACTATTGTTGGCAGTAACGACAGTATTAATAGTAGTATCAGTAATGCTGGTACCCATAGTTTTATGTGTAATTCGTTGGTGTTTGATGGTGCGTACAGGCCGGAGTTGAGCGGTTTTGTAGGGGAGCTTGGACCGGATCCGTCACAGTTGGGGCAATCCTGGATGATTCCAACAGGGTTTGATCAGATTCCTTTAAGCCAAGGACTGGAGTTGCCACAAGAAGTTGGTGTTTTGCCTCAAGGGATTGATCAAGAGCTCATGGAATTTGAACGCTTGAAAGTAGAAAGACAGGTATCAGCTACTTTATATGCAATGAATGGGGTTAATGAGTACCTTCAAAGTGCAGCATTTGATCCGAATGATGCTATTTGGGATCTTCCTACACTTTGTCACTTATTCTGTCAAAGTTGA
- the LOC107944250 gene encoding tubulin alpha-5 chain: MREIISIHIGQAGIQVGNSCWELYCLEHEIQPDGMMPSDTSVGVANDAFNTFFSETGSGKHVPRAVFVDLEPTVIDEVRTGTYRQLFHPEQLISGKEDAANNFARGHYTIGKEIVDLCLDRVRKLADNCTGLQGFLVFNAVGGGTGSGLGSLLLERLSVDYGKKSKLGFTIYPSPQVSTAVVEPYNSVLSTHSLLEHTDVAVLLDNEAIYDICRRSLDIERPTYTNLNRLISQIISSLTTSLRFDGAINVDVTEFQTNLVPYPRIHFMLSSYAPVISAEKAYHEQLSVPEITNAVFEPSSMMAKCDPRHGKYMACCLMYRGDVVPKDVNAAVATIKTKRTVQFVDWCPTGFKCGINYQPPTVVPGGDLAKVQRAVCMISNNTAVAEVFARIDHKFDLMYSKRAFVHWYVGEGMEEGEFSEAREDLAALEKDYEEVGAEGVEDEEDAEDY, encoded by the exons ATGAGGGAAATCATAAGCATTCATATAGGTCAAGCTGGTATTCAAGTCGGTAACTCATGTTGGGAGCTTTACTGCCTTGAACATGAAATCCAACCCGATGGAATGATGCCCAG tGACACCTCTGTAGGTGTAGCAAATGATGCTTTCAACACTTTCTTTAGTGAAACTGGTTCAGGGAAACATGTTCCTAGAGCTGTGTTTGTGGATCTGGAACCTACTGTGATCGATGAAGTTAGGACTGGGACTTACCGACAACTTTTCCACCCTGAACAGCTTATTTCTGGCAAAGAAGATGCTGCCAATAACTTTGCCAGAGGCCATTATACAA TTGGGAAGGAAATTGTGGATCTTTGCCTTGACCGTGTTAGGAAGTTAGCTGATAACTGCACTGGTTTACAAGGGTTTCTTGTGTTCAATGCTGTTGGTGGTGGAACTGGTTCTGGTCTGGGATCTTTGTTGTTAGAACGCTTGTCGGTGGATTATGGTAAAAAGTCAAAGCTTGGTTTCACCATCTACCCTTCACCACAG GTCTCAACAGCTGTTGTGGAGCCTTACAACAGTGTTCTGTCTACTCATTCCCTTCTTGAGCACACTGATGTGGCTGTGCTCTTGGATAATGAAGCAATTTATGACATATGCCGTCGTTCCCTTGATATTGAGAGGCCAACTTACACTAACTTGAACCGTTTGATATCTCAAATCATATCATCCTTGACAACTTCTTTAAGGTTTGATGGAGCTATCAATGTGGATGTTACTGAGTTCCAAACCAATTTGGTTCCATACCCCCGTATCCATTTCATGCTCTCTTCATATGCACCTGTCATCTCAGCTGAGAAAGCATACCATGAACAATTGTCGGTTCCCGAGATCACAAATGCTGTGTTTGAGCCTTCAAGCATGATGGCAAAATGTGACCCTAGGCATGGGAAGTACATGGCATGTTGCTTGATGTATCGAGGAGATGTCGTCCCCAAGGATGTTAATGCTGCTGTTGCTACCATCAAAACAAAGAGGACCGTGCAGTTCGTTGACTG GTGCCCTACTGGCTTCAAATGTGGTATTAACTATCAGCCTCCAACTGTTGTACCTGGAGGAGATCTCGCTAAGGTGCAGCGAGCTGTTTGCATGATAAGCAACAACACAGCAGTGGCTGAGGTGTTTGCACGCATTGACCACAAGTTCGATCTCATGTACTCAAAGAGAGCTTTCGTGCATTGGTATGTTGGTGAGGGCATGGAAGAAGGAGAGTTCTCTGAAGCTCGTGAGGATCTGGCTGCTCTCGAAAAAGATTATGAAGAAGTCGGAGCCGAAGGTGTAGAGGACGAAGAGGATGCCGAAGACTATTGA